A window of the Dyadobacter pollutisoli genome harbors these coding sequences:
- a CDS encoding SusC/RagA family TonB-linked outer membrane protein, giving the protein MMGVIVTGITERASSMERPVSVTIEVIDRTVSGKVVAAEDNLPVPGVSVVLKGSKSGTNTDADGLFKLEVPDNNGVLVFSAVGFVSQEVQVGSKSTFEVRLAGDLKTLTEVVVVGYGTQKKSQTTGAISSVGSKEINEMPITNLGQALQGRAAGVDVTQSGSKPGSVPKILIRGRRSFNAGNDPLYVVDGIPLSAGYEDMNPNDIQSMEVLKDATATAIYGARGANGVIIVTTKKGAVKGKTTVSYDAYVGVSKALDKVELFNGQEFAEFVRESYRATGGYKDAAGNPVPTGKADAAADAKVAVLGGDPNVAKGLANGTNTDWQDLILKNGIMTNHSVGVQGGNERTQFYISGGFFKDKGIVEGLDFTRTSLRANIDHNVNSWLKVGLSSYSMYSIKNGENLNTYGFTINQNPLATPYDDNGNIRFSPTNDALLTNPLAEIVPGAQIDQMKRYRIFNSLFAEFKIMEGLKYRVNFGPDMTITRWGRFIGAQTNARKGGDAQANMANTFGFNWTLENIVNYNKTFAAKHNLNVTLLHSIQRDNFEGFLANVQGVPAETQSFYNLGAATSILAVGSNLSQWTINSYMARINYDFNDKYLLTMTLRRDGSSRFGENSKYGNFPGIAVGWNLGNEDFMKNVTWLDLLKVRAGWGKVGNQGVSPYQTQGLLGRTAYAWGSTPAYGYRPNSIGNPDLRWESSATSNIGVDFSFWRGQVQGSLEFYQTNTTDLLLSDQLPGSTGFNAVTRNVGETRNRGIELGVTTINMNSGSGFKWTTDFTFTKNTEAILSLYNGKVDDVGNGWFIGRALSTVYDYKKVGIWQTSEADVAKSYASEVGQIKIQDTNNDKKINADDRVIIGSDVPDFSAGITNRFTYKGFDLSFFFFARVGNLIRSQFHNSNNALAGRYQQIKVDYWTENNPTNEFPRPKSNQEFPVYGSTLTYFDGTFVKLRNINFGYTFTPTLAKKLNMESFRLYSSIQQPAIWSKYRTKYNGVDPEATGLTAGGTGVTPATMVITVGLNVKF; this is encoded by the coding sequence ATGATGGGCGTGATTGTCACGGGAATTACTGAGCGTGCTTCTTCTATGGAGAGACCGGTAAGCGTGACGATCGAAGTAATTGACAGGACAGTATCAGGAAAAGTAGTTGCAGCAGAGGATAATCTTCCCGTACCCGGTGTATCGGTTGTACTAAAAGGTAGCAAAAGCGGTACCAACACTGATGCAGATGGTCTGTTTAAACTGGAAGTGCCTGATAACAATGGGGTACTTGTGTTTTCGGCGGTGGGATTTGTTAGCCAGGAGGTTCAGGTAGGTTCAAAAAGTACTTTTGAAGTTCGGCTGGCAGGTGACCTGAAAACCCTTACGGAAGTGGTGGTAGTGGGTTATGGTACACAAAAGAAGAGCCAGACGACCGGTGCTATTTCTTCTGTGGGTTCCAAAGAAATTAATGAAATGCCTATTACTAACCTTGGTCAGGCATTACAGGGACGTGCAGCGGGTGTGGACGTAACGCAGTCTGGTTCAAAACCAGGCTCGGTTCCAAAGATACTGATCCGCGGACGTCGTTCATTTAATGCGGGCAATGATCCGTTGTATGTAGTGGACGGGATTCCTCTTTCGGCAGGATATGAAGATATGAACCCGAATGACATTCAATCCATGGAGGTTCTTAAAGATGCAACTGCAACAGCGATCTATGGTGCCAGAGGTGCGAACGGTGTAATAATCGTTACTACCAAAAAAGGTGCTGTTAAAGGAAAGACTACCGTAAGCTATGACGCTTATGTGGGTGTTTCGAAAGCACTTGACAAAGTTGAATTGTTTAACGGACAAGAGTTTGCGGAGTTTGTTCGTGAATCTTACCGCGCGACGGGTGGCTATAAAGACGCTGCCGGAAATCCGGTACCTACCGGAAAGGCAGATGCAGCTGCGGATGCAAAGGTTGCGGTTTTGGGTGGAGATCCTAACGTGGCAAAAGGCCTGGCAAATGGCACGAATACGGACTGGCAGGACCTTATCCTAAAAAACGGTATCATGACCAACCATTCGGTAGGTGTGCAGGGTGGCAATGAGAGGACCCAGTTTTATATATCAGGAGGTTTTTTCAAGGACAAAGGAATTGTAGAAGGACTTGATTTCACAAGAACTTCATTGCGCGCCAACATTGACCACAATGTAAATAGCTGGTTGAAAGTGGGGTTGTCATCTTACAGCATGTACAGTATTAAGAATGGTGAAAACCTTAATACATATGGGTTTACGATTAATCAAAACCCACTGGCGACACCCTATGACGACAATGGTAATATTCGCTTTTCGCCCACAAACGATGCACTGCTGACCAACCCGCTGGCGGAAATTGTTCCCGGCGCGCAGATTGATCAAATGAAGCGTTACAGGATTTTCAACAGCCTTTTCGCTGAATTCAAGATTATGGAAGGATTAAAGTACCGTGTCAATTTTGGTCCCGATATGACCATTACGAGATGGGGACGCTTTATCGGTGCCCAAACCAACGCCAGAAAAGGGGGTGATGCGCAAGCGAATATGGCAAATACCTTCGGTTTTAACTGGACGCTGGAGAACATTGTTAATTACAACAAGACGTTTGCAGCTAAGCACAACCTGAATGTTACATTGCTTCACTCTATTCAGAGAGACAATTTCGAAGGTTTTTTGGCTAACGTTCAAGGCGTTCCCGCAGAAACACAATCGTTCTATAACCTGGGTGCTGCTACTTCTATTCTTGCTGTGGGAAGTAACCTGTCTCAATGGACGATCAACTCTTATATGGCCCGTATCAACTACGATTTCAATGATAAGTATCTTTTAACCATGACATTGCGTCGTGATGGTTCCAGCCGGTTTGGAGAAAACAGCAAATACGGTAATTTTCCGGGTATCGCCGTAGGATGGAATTTGGGCAATGAGGACTTCATGAAGAACGTGACATGGCTTGATCTCCTGAAAGTACGCGCAGGATGGGGTAAAGTGGGTAACCAAGGGGTATCTCCTTATCAAACGCAGGGATTGCTTGGCCGAACTGCCTATGCATGGGGAAGTACACCTGCTTATGGGTACCGTCCGAACTCAATCGGAAATCCTGATTTGAGATGGGAATCTTCTGCTACCTCTAACATCGGAGTTGATTTCAGCTTCTGGAGAGGTCAGGTACAAGGTTCTCTTGAATTCTATCAAACGAACACAACCGACCTTTTGCTGTCTGATCAGCTTCCGGGCTCTACCGGTTTCAACGCTGTGACCCGTAACGTAGGTGAAACACGTAACCGCGGTATTGAACTGGGTGTTACGACGATCAACATGAATTCGGGATCGGGCTTCAAATGGACCACTGACTTTACATTTACTAAAAATACAGAAGCCATTCTTTCTCTATACAATGGCAAAGTGGATGACGTAGGTAACGGCTGGTTTATTGGACGTGCTTTGAGCACTGTTTATGATTACAAAAAGGTAGGGATATGGCAAACATCGGAGGCTGATGTGGCTAAGTCTTACGCCAGTGAAGTGGGGCAGATCAAAATTCAGGACACCAATAATGACAAGAAAATCAATGCCGACGACCGCGTGATCATTGGTTCTGACGTACCTGATTTCAGTGCCGGTATTACAAACCGCTTTACTTATAAAGGCTTTGACTTATCGTTCTTCTTCTTTGCACGCGTAGGTAACCTGATCCGTAGCCAGTTCCATAACAGCAACAACGCTTTGGCTGGTCGCTATCAGCAAATCAAAGTGGATTACTGGACCGAAAATAATCCTACCAACGAATTTCCTCGCCCAAAAAGCAACCAGGAATTCCCGGTTTATGGAAGTACCCTCACTTACTTCGACGGTACGTTTGTGAAGCTGCGCAACATCAATTTCGGTTACACGTTCACTCCGACGTTGGCGAAAAAGTTGAATATGGAGTCTTTCAGGCTTTATTCAAGCATTCAGCAACCTGCTATCTGGTCTAAATATCGGACGAAATACAATGGTGTCGATCCTGAGGCAACGGGACTTACCGCTGGTGGAACAGGTGTTACCCCCGCTACGATGGTAATTACTGTAGGATTGAATGTTAAATTCTAA
- a CDS encoding exosporium glycoprotein BclB-related protein yields MKNIYLSNVRGPFQKVKRAILIIFFALFALTVHAQVGIGTITPHASAQLEIQAVNKGLLIPRMTEAARTLLIPSPATGLLVYQTDGVAPGFYYFDGLAWQPLKAPASSGGGAIIPYASGNAPIVMTTLLGGFAGTGAAIGFGDNLAGLSTAIPFLDGALLPGNMAFSVPRAGVVSSISATFVSTVAVALFGTATVKAQLYSALAGTDMFLPLPGVEVSLPPFAAIAIGSIGQATLSGLAIPVVAGDRLLLVFSCSEAGGLIPSNFVGHASAGVEIK; encoded by the coding sequence ATGAAAAACATATACTTATCCAACGTGCGCGGTCCTTTTCAAAAAGTGAAAAGAGCTATTTTGATTATCTTTTTTGCCCTGTTCGCTCTCACTGTCCACGCACAAGTAGGTATCGGAACCATTACGCCCCATGCCAGCGCACAACTCGAAATCCAGGCAGTTAACAAGGGTTTACTTATACCTAGAATGACAGAAGCAGCAAGGACTTTGCTTATCCCTAGCCCAGCCACGGGTCTGTTGGTGTACCAAACCGACGGAGTAGCGCCCGGCTTCTACTATTTTGACGGGCTTGCCTGGCAGCCTTTGAAAGCCCCAGCATCGTCTGGTGGCGGTGCAATTATCCCGTATGCATCTGGTAATGCTCCTATCGTTATGACAACTCTCCTGGGAGGATTTGCCGGCACAGGAGCCGCAATCGGATTCGGAGATAATCTTGCGGGCTTGTCAACGGCAATACCCTTTTTAGATGGCGCACTCCTTCCCGGCAATATGGCATTCTCAGTGCCGCGAGCGGGCGTGGTATCCAGTATCTCTGCAACCTTTGTTAGTACAGTAGCTGTGGCCCTTTTTGGCACTGCTACGGTTAAGGCACAACTATATTCAGCACTGGCGGGAACCGACATGTTCCTTCCGCTTCCGGGCGTGGAGGTTTCCCTGCCTCCATTTGCGGCTATCGCAATCGGGTCGATAGGACAAGCCACGCTTTCCGGGTTAGCCATTCCTGTAGTCGCGGGCGATCGCTTACTGCTGGTATTCTCCTGCTCGGAAGCCGGTGGTCTAATTCCTTCCAATTTTGTAGGTCATGCCAGCGCTGGCGTCGAAATTAAATAA
- a CDS encoding CHRD domain-containing protein, whose product MRKLAFVGVFLVAGMVAACNDDDDPTDPTPVLPELKVTTTLSGANEVPANPSTATGSVDGTLDQESRILSLNIMYSDSASADSSSTDSTFTPTAWHIHKAPADSTGSVVIDFGTTFSSPFAFKDTLTEAQVADLKAGLYYVNIHSAKYPNGEIRGQLKAEE is encoded by the coding sequence ATGAGAAAATTAGCATTTGTGGGTGTGTTCTTAGTCGCCGGGATGGTAGCAGCATGTAATGATGACGATGACCCAACAGATCCAACTCCCGTATTGCCTGAGTTGAAAGTAACTACTACGCTTTCCGGGGCAAACGAAGTACCAGCTAATCCATCAACAGCAACCGGTTCGGTAGATGGGACGTTAGACCAGGAAAGCAGAATCCTGAGTCTTAACATTATGTACAGCGATTCCGCTTCTGCGGATTCATCGTCTACCGATTCCACTTTCACCCCCACAGCATGGCATATACACAAAGCGCCAGCTGATTCGACAGGATCGGTAGTAATTGATTTCGGTACCACATTCAGTTCTCCTTTTGCTTTCAAAGACACTTTGACGGAAGCACAAGTAGCGGATCTGAAAGCAGGTTTGTATTATGTTAACATCCACTCGGCGAAATATCCGAACGGAGAGATCAGAGGCCAATTGAAAGCTGAGGAGTAA
- the alaS gene encoding alanine--tRNA ligase, producing MTSHQIRQAFLDFFRSKEHLIVPSAPLVAKNDPTLMFNNSGMAQFKDFFLGNGTPPSRRIADTQKCLRVSGKHNDLEDVGFDTYHHTMFEMLGNWSFGDYFKKEAITWAWELLTEVYKLPKDRLYVSVFEGDSKDGVPFDQEAWDLWKPIVGEDRIILGNKKDNFWEMGDTGPCGPCSEIHIDLRPASDVAEVSGKSLVNNDHPQVVEIWNLVFMQFERKADSSLVPLPSTHVDTGMGFERLCMAVQNKTSNYDTDVFQNTIQVLETLSGKKYGANDEPFADIAMRVISDHIRAVAFAITDGQLPSNVKAGYVIRRILRRAVRYGYSYLGFQEPFFYKLVAVLADQFKDVFPELKSQEEFVTRVILEEEKSFLRTLESGLKRLDVIIATLKEKGINTIAGDEVFELSDTFGFPVDLTALIAREKGFQVDEVGFQDALAAQKKRSRQDAAKEATDWIELREADGVEFLGYDFEETHSHIVKYRKVKTKAGDEYHIVLDRTPFYAEMGGQVGDTGTLRWAVNGEPQVATIVDTKKENDLFVHISKDRNLDNALQNAGIVVARIDEHRRNRIKANHSATHLMLSAMREVLGTHIGQKGSFLNDEVLRFDFSHFSKVTDEELERIEDRVNEKIRENIALEERRNVPIQQALDLGATATFGEKYGDFVRLIIFDPSFSFELCGGTHVPSTGKIGVFKFISEGSVSAGVRRVEAVTGEKALELMRQQEETLGTIKDLLKNPTDLVKAIENLLEERGSLQKKIAALENEKIQTLKATLLANLETHSTFSLIVEKVDVPSADSLKQLSYELRDQVENLIAVFGTEIAGKPQLSVFIAESIAQETGLNAGKIVKDLAKEIRGGGGGQAFFATAGGSDASGLDAALEKAKGLF from the coding sequence ATGACCTCGCATCAAATACGTCAGGCTTTTCTTGATTTTTTTCGCAGTAAAGAGCATTTAATAGTCCCGTCAGCACCGCTTGTCGCTAAAAATGACCCTACCCTGATGTTCAACAACTCAGGTATGGCCCAGTTTAAGGACTTCTTTTTAGGTAACGGAACTCCTCCTTCACGGCGGATCGCGGATACTCAAAAATGCCTCCGCGTTTCAGGAAAACATAATGATTTAGAGGACGTTGGCTTCGATACATACCACCATACCATGTTCGAAATGCTGGGCAACTGGTCTTTCGGCGACTACTTTAAAAAGGAAGCGATCACCTGGGCATGGGAACTGCTGACAGAGGTTTACAAATTGCCAAAAGACCGGTTATATGTGTCTGTTTTTGAAGGAGATTCTAAGGATGGCGTACCCTTTGACCAGGAGGCGTGGGATCTTTGGAAGCCGATTGTTGGCGAAGACCGTATCATTCTTGGCAATAAAAAAGACAACTTCTGGGAAATGGGCGATACCGGCCCATGCGGACCGTGTTCCGAAATTCACATTGATTTACGCCCGGCTTCGGACGTAGCAGAAGTTTCCGGCAAGTCACTGGTTAACAATGACCATCCTCAGGTAGTGGAAATCTGGAACCTGGTATTCATGCAGTTTGAGCGGAAAGCCGACAGCTCGCTTGTGCCACTACCATCTACCCACGTGGATACAGGAATGGGCTTCGAACGGTTGTGTATGGCTGTTCAGAATAAGACTTCGAACTACGATACAGACGTTTTCCAGAATACCATTCAGGTTTTGGAAACTTTGTCCGGTAAAAAATATGGCGCCAACGACGAGCCGTTTGCTGACATTGCCATGCGGGTTATTTCTGACCACATCAGGGCTGTGGCATTTGCCATTACCGACGGCCAGCTGCCATCCAATGTGAAAGCTGGCTATGTGATCCGTCGGATTTTGCGCCGCGCGGTTCGCTACGGTTATTCCTACCTGGGCTTCCAGGAACCATTCTTTTACAAACTGGTAGCTGTTTTGGCTGATCAGTTTAAGGATGTTTTTCCAGAATTGAAATCGCAGGAAGAGTTTGTAACCCGCGTGATTTTGGAAGAAGAAAAAAGCTTTTTGAGAACATTGGAATCAGGCCTCAAACGTCTGGATGTGATCATCGCCACGTTGAAAGAAAAAGGGATCAATACCATTGCTGGCGATGAAGTTTTTGAACTCAGCGACACATTCGGTTTTCCGGTTGACCTTACGGCATTGATCGCGAGAGAAAAGGGTTTTCAGGTGGATGAAGTCGGTTTCCAGGACGCATTGGCTGCTCAGAAAAAACGCTCGCGTCAGGATGCCGCCAAAGAGGCTACTGACTGGATCGAACTGCGTGAAGCTGACGGCGTGGAGTTCCTGGGTTACGATTTTGAAGAAACGCATAGCCACATTGTCAAATACCGTAAAGTAAAGACCAAAGCGGGGGATGAATATCACATCGTTCTGGACCGCACTCCTTTTTATGCTGAAATGGGTGGACAGGTTGGAGATACCGGTACTTTGCGCTGGGCTGTCAATGGTGAGCCGCAAGTGGCTACCATTGTTGATACCAAAAAAGAAAACGATCTTTTTGTTCATATTTCGAAGGATAGAAACCTGGACAATGCCCTGCAAAATGCGGGTATTGTTGTAGCCAGAATTGACGAACACCGTCGCAACAGGATCAAGGCGAACCACTCTGCAACGCACTTGATGCTTTCCGCTATGCGTGAAGTCCTGGGAACGCATATTGGTCAAAAAGGCTCTTTCCTTAATGACGAAGTTTTACGTTTTGACTTTTCACACTTTTCGAAGGTGACCGACGAAGAGCTGGAAAGAATTGAAGACCGGGTGAATGAAAAGATCCGTGAAAATATTGCGCTGGAAGAAAGAAGAAATGTACCTATTCAGCAGGCACTGGACCTTGGCGCTACCGCTACTTTCGGCGAGAAATACGGCGATTTTGTTAGGCTGATCATTTTTGACCCTTCTTTCTCTTTCGAGCTTTGCGGGGGTACCCACGTGCCTTCAACTGGTAAGATCGGCGTCTTTAAATTCATTTCGGAAGGCTCTGTGTCTGCCGGGGTGCGCCGGGTAGAAGCGGTTACGGGCGAAAAAGCGCTTGAACTTATGCGTCAGCAGGAAGAAACACTGGGCACGATCAAGGATCTTTTGAAAAACCCGACTGATCTCGTGAAAGCCATTGAAAATCTGCTTGAAGAGCGCGGTTCTTTGCAAAAAAAGATCGCTGCCCTTGAAAACGAGAAAATCCAGACATTGAAAGCGACTTTGCTTGCTAACCTGGAAACGCACAGTACATTCAGTCTGATTGTCGAAAAAGTGGACGTTCCGAGTGCTGATTCATTGAAGCAGCTATCTTACGAACTGCGTGACCAGGTCGAAAACCTGATCGCCGTGTTCGGTACTGAGATTGCCGGCAAGCCGCAACTGTCTGTTTTTATCGCTGAAAGTATCGCTCAGGAAACAGGTTTGAATGCAGGCAAAATTGTGAAAGACCTGGCCAAAGAAATTCGCGGCGGCGGCGGCGGACAAGCATTTTTTGCGACGGCGGGTGGCTCTGACGCCAGCGGCCTTGATGCGGCGCTGGAAAAAGCGAAAGGCTTATTCTAA
- a CDS encoding STN and carboxypeptidase regulatory-like domain-containing protein — MNQIFILSKTLKLAAVFVLIAFYGYSQQLLEKPVTVSVKGQPVSGVLKLISEQGKFYFSYNSDLIPGDSLVTINVSQKSVREVLELLFRTSYQYKEKGDYVIILPAAKEKVFYVNGHIFDQETNAPVDYASVYSRQMLISTLSGDDGHFRLRIKDKSSVSLTISKVGYGDTTVVVNYGDADLRLFIHPRAIDLDPLIVRYSEGEATWLGRLFLSARLRAQSRNIGRFFVALPYQASLTPGLGTHGRMSSQVVNKFSLNLLGGYTAGVNGVEIAGGFNISKKDVRFVQIAGAFNVVSGTVRGVQVAGFLNQILDTLGGVQVSGFSGNIQKNVEGVQLSGFLSRAAGNMHGAQISGALGIVRGTGDGVQLSGAYNHMKGNFYGVQIAGAANFTKSNMEGGQISGGANIGAGEVHGFQLAPLNYAKKLHGIQIGVINIADSSAGLSLGLFNFIRKSTSNISVFASEVVPWNVALKMGTHKFYSVLSAGSTTGANNKVFVIGAGFGREFFPFKKVGFFTEITSQNLYLGSWENTPFMYRFQAAATWKLNKRFLLFAGPSFSVYHPDVFEARQGYKTFPVKGYPGFDLSDKLTSWFGWQGGISWRYGRL; from the coding sequence ATGAATCAGATTTTTATCTTGTCCAAAACCTTAAAACTGGCTGCTGTATTTGTCCTGATCGCTTTTTACGGCTATTCGCAGCAGCTTCTTGAAAAACCGGTTACCGTTTCTGTGAAAGGGCAACCGGTTTCAGGCGTTTTGAAACTGATCAGCGAGCAGGGGAAGTTTTACTTTTCATACAATAGCGACCTGATCCCCGGCGACAGTCTGGTGACGATTAATGTATCTCAAAAAAGTGTGAGGGAAGTACTGGAACTTTTGTTCAGGACCAGTTACCAATACAAGGAAAAAGGCGATTACGTCATTATTCTCCCGGCTGCCAAGGAGAAGGTTTTTTATGTCAATGGGCATATTTTTGATCAGGAAACCAATGCCCCGGTAGACTATGCCAGCGTCTATTCCAGGCAAATGCTAATCTCCACACTTTCAGGAGATGATGGTCATTTTCGGCTTAGGATCAAGGATAAGTCCTCCGTCAGCCTGACGATCAGCAAGGTAGGTTATGGCGATACTACGGTGGTTGTAAACTATGGGGATGCAGATCTGCGGCTGTTCATCCATCCACGAGCCATTGACCTGGACCCTCTCATTGTCCGATATTCCGAAGGTGAAGCGACATGGCTGGGGCGATTGTTTCTTTCCGCCCGACTGCGGGCACAGAGCAGGAACATTGGCAGGTTCTTTGTGGCCTTGCCGTATCAGGCTTCTCTCACACCGGGTCTGGGTACACACGGACGGATGAGCTCGCAGGTAGTCAACAAGTTTTCGCTCAATTTGCTGGGAGGCTACACAGCCGGTGTCAATGGTGTCGAGATTGCCGGTGGTTTTAATATTTCCAAAAAAGACGTTCGGTTCGTTCAGATCGCAGGAGCGTTCAATGTCGTTTCCGGAACCGTCAGAGGTGTTCAGGTAGCCGGTTTTTTGAATCAAATCCTGGATACGCTTGGTGGGGTACAAGTTTCGGGTTTTAGCGGCAACATACAAAAAAACGTGGAAGGTGTGCAGTTGAGTGGTTTTCTAAGCCGGGCGGCAGGGAATATGCACGGTGCACAAATTTCAGGCGCATTGGGCATTGTCCGTGGGACGGGCGATGGGGTACAACTATCCGGCGCATACAATCATATGAAAGGTAACTTTTACGGGGTGCAGATTGCTGGCGCGGCCAATTTTACCAAAAGCAATATGGAAGGCGGGCAAATTAGCGGTGGGGCCAATATCGGTGCTGGTGAGGTACATGGCTTCCAGCTCGCTCCATTAAACTATGCCAAAAAGCTGCACGGTATCCAGATTGGGGTTATTAATATCGCCGATAGTTCCGCAGGGTTGAGCCTCGGTCTTTTTAATTTTATCCGAAAAAGTACTTCCAATATTTCTGTTTTTGCCAGCGAAGTAGTGCCCTGGAACGTCGCATTGAAAATGGGAACGCATAAATTTTACAGCGTTCTGTCGGCAGGGAGTACGACGGGAGCTAATAATAAAGTTTTTGTGATCGGGGCGGGGTTTGGACGTGAGTTTTTCCCGTTCAAAAAAGTAGGTTTCTTCACCGAGATCACCAGCCAGAACCTCTATCTGGGAAGTTGGGAGAATACCCCTTTCATGTACCGTTTTCAAGCAGCTGCAACCTGGAAGCTCAACAAGCGTTTTCTATTGTTTGCCGGACCTTCTTTCTCCGTTTACCATCCCGACGTTTTTGAGGCGCGTCAAGGTTATAAGACCTTTCCCGTCAAAGGCTATCCCGGATTTGATTTAAGCGATAAACTCACTTCCTGGTTTGGCTGGCAGGGCGGCATTAGTTGGCGGTATGGACGACTTTAA
- a CDS encoding FecR family protein: MKKELNYNIDDLLVKSLLDEATVAEQMEINQWLSDSDDNQRYFEHFELIWIQSKRLAAHSNVDEEAAWKRFKKRTQTLREETPVIPLYPKPAFNFLKVAAMLFVTACVGWIAYVLLNPGNSQQLVTSSGTRTLVDTLPDGSIVTLNKRSTISYPAHFTGSTRQVTLTGEAFFDVTPDKSKPFIISVNDVTVRVVGTSFNVKDNAEKTEVIVETGLVEVAKKDQSVKVSPREKATVLKSKPELVRQNVEDHFYNYYRTGKLVCEGTPLWKLVEILNETYDANIVIENDQIKNLTINTTFDQKSLDSTLNIVGETLTIKVEHRGELIILK, from the coding sequence ATGAAAAAAGAACTGAATTATAATATCGACGACCTCCTGGTGAAGTCATTACTGGACGAGGCAACTGTGGCCGAGCAAATGGAGATCAACCAATGGCTGTCCGACAGCGATGATAACCAGCGGTATTTTGAACATTTTGAACTGATATGGATACAGAGCAAACGCCTCGCCGCGCATAGTAATGTGGATGAGGAAGCGGCCTGGAAGCGGTTCAAAAAGCGTACGCAAACCCTCAGAGAAGAAACGCCGGTGATACCGTTGTATCCCAAACCAGCATTCAATTTTCTGAAAGTAGCGGCCATGTTGTTTGTTACAGCCTGCGTGGGATGGATCGCATACGTGCTTTTGAATCCCGGAAACAGTCAGCAGCTGGTAACTAGCTCAGGTACCCGGACACTCGTTGATACCTTGCCGGACGGCTCCATTGTTACATTGAATAAGAGGTCGACGATCTCGTATCCAGCGCATTTTACAGGCAGTACCAGGCAGGTAACACTGACGGGCGAGGCATTTTTTGATGTAACTCCTGATAAAAGCAAACCATTCATTATTTCGGTCAATGATGTTACTGTGAGGGTAGTAGGTACATCATTCAATGTGAAGGATAATGCGGAAAAGACGGAGGTTATCGTTGAAACAGGATTGGTGGAGGTAGCAAAAAAAGATCAATCCGTGAAAGTCAGCCCGCGGGAAAAGGCTACTGTTTTGAAATCAAAACCGGAACTGGTGAGGCAAAACGTGGAAGATCACTTCTACAATTATTACCGTACCGGGAAGCTGGTCTGCGAAGGTACTCCGCTCTGGAAGCTGGTCGAGATCCTGAATGAAACGTATGACGCGAATATTGTGATTGAAAATGATCAGATCAAAAATCTCACCATCAATACGACATTCGATCAGAAATCGCTGGACAGCACTTTGAACATTGTCGGTGAAACATTAACAATTAAAGTAGAACATCGCGGAGAGCTGATCATTTTGAAATAG
- a CDS encoding T9SS type A sorting domain-containing protein yields the protein MKRYLLFCQLALLPTFCAFGQMSAGTDGFFVAANTPVAIDGLTLNPTADFFIDSRTLVISPTAIPGTPPSITRVYNFSTPVDFVGNVGLFFQTPELNGNTESTLQVAYGSPFVTTTGSTVNTITHYVSNNLAALTSLTSVTAAQPGALPVTLIGFRVNRVENTTMLYWQTSEERNSDFFEIQQSADTRKWNSLGTVKAATESRAQEDYSFQDAALRKGIQYYRLKMVDVDGSFAYSAIRNIDLGSAELISAYPNPVVDKLRIGANVELVSLKVTDLSGRSLLELSRPKPGQEFSLKNYAAGTYLVQIKTADGKSQIVKIVKQ from the coding sequence ATGAAACGTTATTTACTTTTCTGCCAATTGGCACTGCTTCCTACCTTCTGTGCCTTCGGGCAAATGTCCGCCGGAACCGACGGCTTTTTTGTCGCCGCAAATACGCCGGTCGCCATTGATGGCCTGACCCTGAACCCAACTGCTGATTTTTTCATTGATTCGCGAACGTTGGTGATTTCGCCGACGGCAATTCCAGGCACCCCTCCCAGCATCACCCGTGTTTACAATTTCAGCACACCCGTCGATTTCGTAGGGAATGTGGGTTTGTTTTTTCAGACACCCGAATTGAATGGCAATACCGAATCAACATTGCAAGTAGCGTATGGCAGTCCTTTTGTAACTACCACGGGCAGCACCGTGAACACGATTACACATTATGTGTCCAACAACCTGGCCGCCCTCACCAGCCTCACATCCGTGACTGCGGCTCAGCCAGGCGCGCTGCCGGTTACTTTGATCGGGTTTCGCGTTAACCGTGTTGAAAACACCACAATGCTTTACTGGCAAACTTCCGAGGAAAGAAACAGTGATTTCTTTGAGATCCAGCAGAGTGCAGATACCCGAAAATGGAATTCATTGGGAACCGTGAAAGCCGCAACCGAAAGTAGGGCGCAAGAAGATTATTCCTTCCAGGATGCTGCTCTGAGGAAGGGTATCCAGTATTACCGGCTCAAAATGGTGGACGTCGATGGCAGCTTTGCATATAGCGCCATCCGAAACATTGACCTGGGCTCAGCGGAACTGATCAGCGCATATCCCAATCCGGTAGTGGACAAACTCCGTATCGGTGCCAATGTGGAACTGGTCAGCCTGAAAGTGACCGACCTGTCCGGAAGATCATTACTCGAACTGTCCAGGCCTAAGCCCGGTCAGGAATTTAGTCTAAAAAACTACGCCGCAGGCACCTATCTGGTTCAGATCAAAACGGCAGATGGTAAAAGCCAGATTGTAAAAATCGTTAAACAATAA